A single genomic interval of Polaribacter vadi harbors:
- a CDS encoding RNA methyltransferase, producing MVNNLEQGFFGIGIQNGKTPENLGVLWRSAQNMGASFIFTIGNRYAKQACDTHKATGAMPYFHYENFDDFFNNLPKGAMLVGVELDEKSVQLETFNHPKRCVYLLGAEDHGLSKLAIEKSHHLVKFKSELSLNVSVAGSIVMYDRQSKINFNL from the coding sequence ATGGTTAATAACTTAGAACAAGGTTTTTTTGGAATAGGAATTCAGAATGGAAAAACGCCTGAAAATTTAGGTGTTCTTTGGAGGTCTGCACAAAATATGGGTGCAAGTTTTATATTTACTATAGGTAATAGATATGCAAAACAAGCTTGTGATACACATAAAGCAACAGGAGCAATGCCTTATTTTCACTATGAAAACTTCGATGATTTCTTTAATAATTTACCAAAAGGTGCAATGTTAGTAGGTGTAGAGTTAGATGAAAAATCGGTTCAATTAGAAACTTTTAATCACCCAAAACGTTGTGTGTATTTACTAGGAGCAGAAGATCATGGTTTATCTAAATTAGCAATTGAAAAATCGCATCATTTAGTAAAATTCAAATCTGAATTAAGCTTAAATGTTTCTGTAGCTGGTAGTATTGTAATGTATGATAGACAATCAAAAATAAATTTTAACCTTTAA